In Dermacentor silvarum isolate Dsil-2018 chromosome 10, BIME_Dsil_1.4, whole genome shotgun sequence, the genomic stretch GGatggattcggaggccaaaggagaaatctcaaattcttccaaaggagtgataagtgcgatgACAATAcggtgtggcagcacatgcgtcgaaaaatccaaattgaggatgggcacgcgagcgcagttttcgaggatccggattaaggtgcttgttagggcaatatggcgtgacaaaaccacgtcagtaagcggcgaCACGATGTACTCGCcgtcaggtacgggaggacagggcatcaggaggacatttgtagccgcctgtggagaagccttgcaaactcagcagaacataagcggggtgaagcacaagttgttgcgtctgcgtcggcaggaagcggcagatccagctgtacaacacctgcggagcagtcaatttgggcagagtgtttcgaaaggaagtcgaggccgagaatgaggtcgtgtggacagtgctcaaggaaggtaaataaaacaacgctataatggcccgcaatggtcacacgtgctgtgcacattccaagaacaggtgaagtactcccatcggcgactcgcacagtgcacggtacggcgggcgtcagaacctttttgagatTTCGGtagagagcagcgctcataatgAAAGCTGCGGTCCTGTGTCAaagagatgtaacaggaacaccatcaacttcaatgtccagtaggtttccacgagtaggcagggtcaacagaggacttgtgggccgggtcggagttgcagcttcacctccgggagctgcaccgcctagtttcccgaagggaagcgaccggttgcagatggggcgAAGAGcagtgaacgagaggcgaacgggaccgacggccttgtggagtcggggagcggctggatcttggtggagcactgtcggcgttgatgttcctaggcggcgtgtagggcgagaaagtgcgattgtctggtacttggcggtagtgactcggagacgaccaccgaggaggcgACGCCCAGCGATTACgacaatgacgggcgatgtgtgcAATACCGGAACAAtaaaaacagatgggtctgtcatctaCTGTGCGCCAGTCAGCTGGGTCGCGGCGGATTGGCGGAAAGCTTTGcttctgggagcgagcggccggagaaacctggtaggtgttcgtatggcggaccgagcagatagatggaatgcccaaactcgctatttcctcccgaaagcctgcttgtataagcgagatagcgggcacgctttcccgaccgtcggaacgaattggagccggagccatggcctcaagttcACGGTGAACTatacgcgttatatcttccggtcctgtcggctgaacgaaccgcggcgggtcttcgcacgaagacgtcgcggcggtattgggaaatctgtcgaaatgttgagggacgcggcggcctttcgcttgctcgaagcgccggcactcctttataattgcatccacagtggcacaatccttacacatcaggagatcgaaggcgtcgtctgcaataccttttagtatgtgaccaatcttgtctgcctcggtcatgttgttatcagccttgcggcagagagccagcacatcctgtatgtacacaacataggattctgtggacgtctgagcgcggcatgcaagttctttttttgctgccaactgacgacctaCAGGTCTGCCgaacaggtctcgcattttttcaTTGCAGACGTCCCAGCTCTTTatgtcagcttcatgcgtatcgtaccattgcttcgcagttcctctcATATTAAAcatcaggtttgctagcatcattgttggatgccacctgttgtcgcacactcgctcgTACATCGCAAGCGGCGGCCTtcatagccgcctcagtgaagcacctacagccatgccacagcgctgcgttgccattcccttAATatacagggaatggacagataattttcatgactgactttatcgaacatagcactgcagcgcccctggccaCTGCTCACGACATGAACTTCCTAGTGCGTGCGATCCTCTataatgtatccgcttgtaagctttcgcctcactgtcgccactcgtggcaaaaagtgcaaaatttaataattcacttaatgtccgtttgtcatcgcaaatttatggcattcaaaacgaaaaaccgatgcTTTAAGGAATAAAATGTTCCTTatatttatttgttgtatttcaaagtattcgattgaggaaaagcgtaggtgcaagaatgcaccgcatgtgccctgttcgcactCGACGGAGgatagagagagagcgagaaaacatatatttggaccatcgaggtcgttgatcttgaagacgagtgggtggtgtcctcattccagaactccactggccatggctgctcgacgtacttgctggacgagagcttcttgtccagccacggtatcgccggtcagctctACCTCCCACCGGCTTAAAGCCAATCTTGTAGATAGCACAGAAGATTTGCTTTAATAAGGACGCTCGGTATACGCCACGCACTTTGCAATTGCGGATCCCCTGAAAGTTGTGTTCGTTCCGTGGAACATCGGTCATGGAGGTCAATGACCTCGCATGCAGCGCGTCCTCGAGTTAACGCCGTTATTCTGTGTGTACCTGAAGTGCGGCCTACGCACTTCAGGCAAACCTATGAAGTAAATGTGGCGTATGTTCCGTCTGTGGTCTTTGGGTCTCATAAAAACGTTTCTTCGTtatacatgtatttgaataagtGGATTTGGATTGCCGCCTGCCGGCATCGACGTCACCGCGAtcttccgtgtaaagtccaagtgcatTAACATCGcggccgtgcgccgtacgctgcgAGCGAAAGCTAGGGAAAGTTAGCAGAGGAGTATGGTGGATGGATGTGGCGGTTTCTATTCACGCTCGCAAAGGCGGAAGGTGGAGAGGGCGCGCACCATCGCCACGTTCTCACACGCacaaagggaggggggggaggggcaaatTGTGCGCGTGCTTGAAGAGGGGGCAGGTTAGGGCGCATCTCGTCATCACAGAAACTTTATTTCTGTGATTGAGGAATTTGGAGCACGCAGGTTCCCGGGCCCCGCCCGACCCCAGTGAACGCAGGTGTTTATGTTCCTCGGGTCCATGGGGATGGTAGCCTGGTCGGTAGCCATGGTCCACACTTCCGGGTCTCCGGAGCGCTGCACGTTCTCCTAGCCCTCACAGGTCTTCAACTCCTAGGCCCTGGCGAATTCCTCCACGCGGAGCCTAGTGCGCGTCTCCGGTTTTACTCCAGCTGCGACAGCTGAGGGTGGCTACACGTGTCTTAGATTCGAGGCAACCTGCGTTAGGTTAGACCTAAGGTAGCTGATGGCTTCATGTGCGATGCCTACTCACACGCCTAGTTCGCGTCTAAACGAGGGGCAGCaagaaggggaattcgctcgctgctccgGCCATATTTCATCATGCAATCATTCTGACGGCGAGTGACCGCTGTCATTGATCGAGCTGTGCTCGTGTTTGCCTACGCACGGGCGACAAAGTTCTTGTTAgtatagttagtaagcgaatgctaaTAACTGTATATGCATTGATTGATATCTCACTCAATGGGTCACCTTTTGGGCGAAAGCGTTGCTTTTTATGCAGAGGTATTCTCCTGTCCTAAATAACGCTATATTTTGAAGTCATAAGCGTCTTTTGTTTTGCTGCTGGGAAAGGAGGTGTTGTGAAAGTATGACGTCACTGCCACACCCCCTGTTCGTACCTAGATAAACAGCGCGTGTTTTGGGAATAAAGCCATTCCTATTTCTGCTATCTGCGTAGCGTCTGTATGCATGCTACAAcaagtggcgacgaggatgggatccgAAGACTAGGTAGAGATTTCGCAGTACGAGAAGAATGGCGAAGTTTTTGGATTTTGAGCCTTTCGTCGATGACGGCGAAGAAGATTTCATGTCTTATGTTGAAAGATTTGGCCACTACTGGAAAGTGACCCAAAACAAAGATGACAACCTCAAGAAATCTGCCTTTATAACGGCCATTGGTAAACGCCCCTACCAAACGCTAAAGGACCTGTTGCTACCAGCGAAGCCAGAAGAAAAATCATTCGATGAAATCGTCGCAGTCCTGAGGGAACACTACTCTCCGGGAAGCAAAGTTATCGCCGAAAGGTTTAAGTTTAATCGCCGCTACCAGATGGAAGGTGAGACAATTTCCGCATTTTCAGTGGAACTACGCCATATGGCAGCAAGATGCGATTTTGGGACGTTCCTGGACGATGCTCTTCGAGACAGGTTCGTGGCTGGCCTCAGCGACGCTTCGATTCAAGCCAGCCTTCTGAAGAAAAAGGAGCTAAGCTTCGAAACCGCGTGTGACTTGGCAAGAAGCTCGGAACTGGCTGAGAAAGAATCGAAAGGCTTCCGCCCAACCTCTGACAGGACTTTTCTCGACGAAGGCGTCCACGTCATTCAGAAGGGTCAACAAAGACAAAAGGCGAGGACTTCGGTTGGTCTTGCAGCCGGTACCTCTTGTTACCGATGTGCGGAGCAACATGATGCTGGAGACTGTCCATATCGAAAGGCAAGGTGTCATTATTGCAAAATGACTGGTCATCTGGCTCGGGCgtgcaagaaaaagaaacgagaaGCGGTTAATGCATTCAACGACAACGATGAAGAAGTGGAAGAGTTACAACTTTTTCACGTTCAGCAAAGTGGACCGACGACTCGACCTTACCGAGTGCAAGTGCACATTGCAGGTACGCCGGTGGAGATGCAGATAGACACAGGAGCGGCTGTCTCGATTATTAGCGAGAGCGTCTTTTCGTCCCTGTCTTGTGTACAGCCACCAGTCAAAACAAGACTGCAACTTAGAACGTATGGAGGTGCACCACTGGAAATTGTAGGGCAAGCGGAAGTGCCTGTGGTCTACCGAGAACAACGCAAGACGTTGCCTGTCGTGGTTGTACCTGGAAGGAAGCCGTCACTACTTGGACATGACTGGCTTGCAGAACTAAGGATTGACTGGAAGAGCGTATTCACGGTGCAGACAGACGGAATGGTGGAGGAGCTGCTACGCAAGTATAGCGACGTTTTTTCTACGGAGGTAGGACTAATAAAGGGACACAAGGCACAGCTGGTCCTAAAGGAAGACGCCAGACCAGTTTTCTGCAAGGCTCGACCGGTTCCCTTTTCCCTGCGAACAGCAGTCGAAGAAGAAATCCGACAGCTCGAACGGAATGGGGTCCTGGTTCCCGTGGCACAAAGCGACTGGGCTACACCAGTGGTCGTCGTCCCTAAGGCAGACAAGAAGGTGAGGCTGTGTGGAGACTTTAAAGTTACCTTAAATCCTTGCATAATGACGGAGCATTATCCATTACCCTTAGTAGAAGACATCTTTGCAGTAATTGCGGAAGGCAAGGTCTTCACTGTCTTGGACCTAACCACTGCGTACCAACAAATAGAAGTGCACCCTGACTCTCAAAAGCTGTTGACGCTTAACACGCACATCGGCTTATTTCAGTGCCTACGCATGCCATACGGAATTTCCAGTGCTCCAGCCATATTCCAGTCGGTGATGGATCAAGTGTTAAAAGGCATGAAGGGCGTTGCctgctatctcgatgatgtcctCATCACTGGAGCGTCCGAAAGGGAATGTTTCGAACGCGTTGAAGCCGTCCTTACTCGGTTTCGGGAGCACGGCGTTCGGCTCAAGCAAGAGAAATGTAAGTTCTTCAAAGACTCTGTCACCTATCTGGGGCATATTATTAGCGCAAGTGGAATTAAGCCATGCACGGAAAAGGTTGAAGCTGTTAGGAATGCGCCAGCTCCAAGGAATGAATCGGAACTCAGAGCGTACCTTGGCATGCTATCTTTTTACTCTAAGTTTATCCCAAACATGTCCACACAGCTGAAACCACTATATCAATTACTTAAGGGAACTCGGCAGTGGCAGTGGCCCAAAGACGCTGAAGAGTGCTTCCAGAGGAGCAAGCGTTGGTTGACAAGTGACAGTGTCCTAACCTTCtacacacccgccgtggttgctcagtgactatggtgctgggctgctgagcacgaggtcgcgggatcgaatcccggccacggcggccccatttcgatgggggcgaaatgcgaaaatacccgtgtacttagatttaggtgcacgttaaagaaccccaggtggtcaaaatttccggagtcccccactacggcgtgcctcataatcagaactggttttggcacgtaaaaccccataattttttttaaccttCTACAATCCGGAGAAGTCAATAGGCCTTGTAGCAGACGCATCTGCATACGGAGTGGGGGCGGTGCTCTTCCACGAAATCGAAGGAAATGAAAAACCGATCGCATACGCTTCGCGAACGCTCAGTAAAGCAGAGACTGGGTACtcccaaatagaaaaagaagcgctTGCCGTGGTGTTCGCTATCAAACGGTTTCATAAATATATTTATGGACGAGAGTTCACTATATACTCTGATCACCTGCCATTAAATGGCTTACTCGGGCACAACAAGCCCATTCCAGCACTATCAGCTGCCCGAATGCAGCGCTGGATGCTTCTGCTTGCGGCCTACCGTTACAAATGGGTATATAGGAAAGGGAAGGCTCTCGCTAATGCAGACGCATTATCGCGGCTTCCGCTAAAGAACGAGGCTGACGTCAGTGACTACGTGCAATTTTTCTCGGCAACAGACCAACTGCCGTTATCAGCTGAAGATATTCGAAAAGCAACAAAAAAGGACCCACTCCTATCGAAGGTCCACTTCTTCACATTAAATGGATGGCCAGGAAAAGTTGCAGATGAAAATTTAGCACCGTACTTTACTAGACGCCATGAACTATCGTTGGATCGAGACTGCGTGACCTGGGGCAATCGCGTAATTGTGCCACGTGCGCTTGTTACGCCGGTTTTAAAATTGCTGCACGAAGGACATCCAGGCGCGACTAGAATGAAAATGCTTGCGAGGAGCCATGTGTGGTGGCCCCAGCAAACTTCGGACATCGAAGACACTGTCCAGAACTGTGCAGTCTGTCAATTTGCGCAAAACACGCCGTCCCAGGTAGACTTCACGCCTTGGGCCCGTGCAAGCAAACGATGGGAAAGAGTGCACTTGGACTTCGCTTTTGCAAACTCATGCTGGTTACTAGTCCTGATAGATGCTTATTCCAAATGGGCAGAAGTTGTGTGCATGAAAACAACTACAGCGGAAGCAACTGTGCAAGAGCTGCGAAGAATATTTGCCAGTTTCGGTCTACCGGAAATGGTCGTCACAGACAATGGACCGCAGTTCACGTCTGCTCAGTTCTCCACATTCCTTGCCTCCAATGGCATACGGCACCTCACTTCTCCGCCTTATCATCCGGCTTCAAATGGGATGGCGGAACGACTTGTGCAAACCGTCAAGAAAAGCCTACTAAAGCAAATCGGAGAACATAAAAAGCATGGCAAGTCTATGCAGCATTGCGTCGATCAGTTTTTATTCTCGTACAGGAACACGCCCTGCGCATCGACAGGGGTTACGCCAGCTCAGTTGTTTTTGACATGGGCCCCAAGAACACGGCTTAGCCTACTGCACCCGGAGCTGAGTAACCGGTTGAAGACTGAATCGCGTCAGCCCACTTTTGGCCGCTCAAGGTCAACATGGCGCGAGTTCACAGCAGGTgactatgtgcgagtgaaaggaacTCGTCCGGGTGACCCTCTTTGGTTAACAGGCACCATCACGCGCCGTATTAGTGCCGTCACGTATACAGTGCGAGTGAATAACGAAGAACGTTTTGTGCATGCCGACCATATCGTTTCAGCTAAGCGCCCGGATTACCAGCCAGCCAGAAGCTCGCATTCAGTCCTACAACTACCAGGACGGCTCGATCAAGCAGACCCCACGGCGGCTCGAGAAATGGCAGCCCTTCCAGACCGTCAACAGGGCGACGATCAGATGCTGCAAGACCAATCTTCACATGAGCCCCCAGCATCGGGGCGCCTTGAAGATGACCAGGCGATATCCGGCCCCGAGAGCTCGGAGCAGGTACCAGTACAGTCTACACCTGGAACCTTAAGGCGTAGTACACGAATACGCAAGGAACCTGATAGGTGGGGATacagttaaaaagaaaattaatgcTGGCAGAAGTGTTGTGAAAGTATGACGTCACTGCCACACCCCCTGTTCGTACCTAGATAAACAGCGCGTGTTTTGGGAATAAAGCCATTCCTATTTCTGCTATCTGCGTAGCGTCTGTATGCATGCTACAACAGAAGGTGCATAAGCTGCTGCCTTTATGTATGCATGAGACACTGAAAATAACATTCATTTCTCCCTTTGCATTTTTCAATGTTCGGATGCACATGTTATGAAACGAAAATACGCAAATGCAGATAATGCCTCATTTTATCGTATTTTTCTCCTTAATTTTATTGTACCTGCGGCTTCAATGAGGGATTGTCGAGCAGCAATTTATGTTTACATTTTGAGCAATTCCCCAAACATATAATGGCTCTATCGTAGCGTTTGGAGGTGAGATGTGACCAATGAAGTTCTCGCACGTTTGTACAGTGAGCACCAATTCACCAAACCGAAAATTCATTTCAACACGTTCGAACGAAGCCtgctggccacggcggccgcatatcgatgggggcgaaatgcgaaaacacccgtgtacttaagtttaggtgcacgttaaagagcgccaggtggtccaagttttctggagtcccccactacgccgtgcctcataatcagatcgtggttttggcacgtaaaaccccatcattttttAACGAAGTCTGCTAAAGATCCTCGCACCGGTAACGGAACTCCAGAAGTTCCTTCGCTACCACTTGCCGCAGTATTCAGTGTCAGAGTAAATAATAAACAATACTAATAAAATATACCCACAATAGCAACAAAAAACATTTCGTAAAACTTGAAAAGGTGAACATGAAGAAATTTACCCTTCTGTGGGCGCCCATGATAGGACCGCTCGCTCCTATCGAAGGTTAGGCCTAGTGTAGCAGCGGAGTCCGTCTACATGCAATCGACGCCTCTGCAGCATTGGTGCTTCCCCAGGAAAGCAGTACAATAAGAGGGCACTCATGTACGCGCTATACCTCTAACGACCCAAGTTCCAGATTCACTGGAACTTGGGTCGTGATTGAGTTGCGCTTCACTTCACATCACTTTTCGAGGTCCTATTCAATTGCTCGCACTATTTAACGTCACACTAAACTTGTTCGCGAAGAGCTTAACATACTCGTTCCCGTTTTTCTTGACTACCTACGGCATTTGAGATTCGCGTTGAACAATTTGGCTCCAGCACGTTCCTGTATTGTAGCGCCTTGACAACAGTGCTGTCTTTTTCAGGCAGCTTCCTTGTGCACCCTTTCTCGAGAAGAATCTCTTGCCACATCCGAAGTCACACAGCATTTATCTCTTATACTATTCACTGAGTTACAGCTTTTGAACCATTGGTTATCAGTGCGCACTTCCCCTTCACAAGACAAGCAGCTGGAACAGACCACACGGCTGAGGCGTTCAGCTGGCGCGACATTACCCTGTTACTACTCACTTTGTTGCAGCCTCGTAGCGAACGACTACCCGCCGTAGACGAGGTTAGTAACCAACTTTTATAGGAGGCCATCAATCACACAACAAAACGAGCATCTTCTTCGCGCTTCCCGTGCAAAGCATATGTGATATGTGACTATAAAAATGCTATCTGAACAAGAATCTATAATTTCAGGATACTAAAGGTCTCGTAAGATTCACTTTCTCCATCGCTTTTTCAATAAGGTATCAACTGCAATGATGCTTGCCCTCTTTAAGCCAATATTTAGGTGAGCATCCCTTAGATATGCATCTGCTAAATATACACCGACCATACAAGTAAAGATTTTATATCGCGACTTGTTTTATTACGTAGAACAATATGCCGACTTGCTAACAAAACATCGGTTGAAATTTGCTGCATATGCCGGTGCGCTGGTGGCACAttgaaacttaca encodes the following:
- the LOC125940528 gene encoding uncharacterized protein K02A2.6-like — encoded protein: MEGETISAFSVELRHMAARCDFGTFLDDALRDRFVAGLSDASIQASLLKKKELSFETACDLARSSELAEKESKGFRPTSDRTFLDEGVHVIQKGQQRQKARTSVGLAAGTSCYRCAEQHDAGDCPYRKARCHYCKMTGHLARACKKKKREAVNAFNDNDEEVEELQLFHVQQSGPTTRPYRVQVHIAGTPVEMQIDTGAAVSIISESVFSSLSCVQPPVKTRLQLRTYGGAPLEIVGQAEVPVVYREQRKTLPVVVVPGRKPSLLGHDWLAELRIDWKSVFTVQTDGMVEELLRKYSDVFSTEVGLIKGHKAQLVLKEDARPVFCKARPVPFSLRTAVEEEIRQLERNGVLVPVAQSDWATPVVVVPKADKKVRLCGDFKVTLNPCIMTEHYPLPLVEDIFAVIAEGKVFTVLDLTTAYQQIEVHPDSQKLLTLNTHIGLFQCLRMPYGISSAPAIFQSVMDQVLKGMKGVACYLDDVLITGASERECFERVEAVLTRFREHGVRLKQEKSKRPDYQPARSSHSVLQLPGRLDQADPTAAREMAALPDRQQGDDQMLQDQSSHEPPASGRLEDDQAISGPESSEQVPVQSTPGTLRRSTRIRKEPDRWGYS